The following proteins come from a genomic window of Pseudomonas putida:
- a CDS encoding response regulator transcription factor, with the protein MDQPVPRILIVEDDQRLAELTAEYLQANGFDVAVEGDGARAARRIVDSQPDMVILDLMLPGEDGLSICRRVRGQYAGPILMLTARSDELDQVQGLDLGADDYVCKPVRPRLLLARIQALLRRSEPAQGKTQELAFGALSIDNRLREARLGEQLIELTGAEFDLLWLLASNAGRVLSREQIFTALRGVGYDGQDRSIDVRISKIRPKIGDDPIHPRLIKTLRSKGYLFVGDAP; encoded by the coding sequence ATGGACCAACCCGTACCCCGCATCCTGATCGTCGAAGACGACCAGCGCCTCGCCGAGCTTACGGCTGAATACTTGCAGGCCAACGGTTTCGATGTGGCAGTGGAGGGCGATGGTGCGCGCGCCGCCCGGCGTATCGTCGACAGCCAGCCAGACATGGTCATCCTCGACCTGATGCTGCCCGGTGAAGACGGCCTGAGCATCTGCCGCCGCGTACGTGGCCAGTACGCAGGGCCCATCCTCATGCTCACTGCCCGCAGCGACGAGCTCGACCAGGTCCAGGGCCTGGACCTTGGCGCTGACGATTACGTGTGCAAGCCGGTGCGCCCACGCTTGCTGTTGGCACGCATCCAGGCCCTGCTGCGGCGCAGCGAGCCGGCACAAGGCAAAACCCAAGAGCTGGCCTTTGGTGCCCTGAGCATCGACAACCGCCTGCGCGAAGCCCGGCTCGGCGAACAGCTGATCGAACTTACCGGTGCCGAGTTCGACCTGCTCTGGCTGCTGGCCAGCAACGCCGGGCGGGTACTGTCGCGTGAGCAGATCTTCACCGCCTTGCGCGGTGTCGGTTACGACGGTCAGGACCGCTCCATCGACGTGCGCATCTCCAAGATCCGCCCCAAGATCGGCGACGATCCGATCCACCCCCGTCTTATCAAGACCCTGCGCAGCAAAGGCTACCTGTTCGTCGGCGATGCACCATGA
- a CDS encoding ATP-binding protein — protein sequence MNNSIFLRIYGGMLAVLVLVALLGVLSLHLVNEVRAAQHRERLAQGTFSLMADNLAQQNETERKRSLLMWERLLGVPLDLLPLSARTLDGGQRARLNRALVVVQKTGPHAAQVLRKVGQENLLLVAEVKQVSEQLARATLYLLADELVRYPVTEQQQRLAQIRQSKGFGFGIALQRLERVGLDDDQRRRVEEGDTVMALGKDGDSIRVFAGLPGSPWVLEIGPLYQLNPYPPQLLVLIAFLGLCLIGLVVYLLVRQLERRVSGLEMAATRIAQGSLETRVPAGDADSVGRLAAAFNGMAEHLQRSLNMQRELVRAVSHELRTPVARLRFGLEMIESAPNEQARAKHLAGMDGDIQDLDKLVDEMLTYARLEQGAPALQFQRVDLDALLDRVIEELAPLNAGVRLVRGTCELQDGEDAWVEAEPRYLHRALQNLVSNALRHARTEVRLSYQLGQQRCRIEVEDDGPGIPEGYWDRIFTPFTRLDDSRTRASGGHGLGLSIVRRIIYWHAGRATVGRSEALGGACFSLNWPREQAPL from the coding sequence ATGAACAACTCGATCTTCCTGCGCATTTACGGCGGCATGCTTGCGGTGCTGGTGCTGGTGGCCCTGCTTGGTGTGCTCAGCCTGCACCTGGTCAACGAAGTGCGCGCCGCCCAGCACCGCGAGCGCCTGGCCCAAGGCACGTTCAGCCTGATGGCTGACAACCTCGCTCAGCAGAATGAAACCGAACGCAAACGCTCGTTGTTGATGTGGGAGCGCTTGCTGGGCGTGCCGCTGGACTTGCTGCCCCTGTCGGCGCGCACCCTTGATGGCGGCCAGCGCGCGCGGCTCAATCGCGCCCTGGTGGTGGTGCAGAAAACCGGCCCGCACGCCGCCCAGGTGCTGCGCAAGGTGGGCCAGGAAAACCTGCTGCTGGTGGCCGAGGTCAAGCAGGTCAGCGAGCAGCTGGCGCGGGCCACGCTCTATTTGCTCGCTGATGAACTGGTGCGTTACCCCGTCACTGAACAGCAACAGCGCCTGGCGCAGATCAGGCAGAGCAAGGGGTTCGGTTTTGGTATCGCCCTGCAGCGCCTGGAGCGGGTCGGCCTGGACGATGACCAGCGGCGCCGGGTTGAGGAGGGCGACACGGTCATGGCGCTGGGCAAGGATGGCGATTCGATCCGTGTGTTCGCAGGCTTGCCGGGCTCGCCCTGGGTGCTGGAGATTGGCCCGCTGTACCAGCTCAACCCCTACCCGCCGCAATTGCTGGTGTTGATCGCGTTCCTCGGCCTGTGCCTGATTGGCCTGGTGGTCTATCTGCTGGTGCGTCAGCTGGAGCGGCGGGTGTCTGGCCTGGAAATGGCCGCCACGCGCATCGCCCAGGGCAGCCTGGAAACCCGTGTGCCCGCCGGCGATGCCGATTCGGTGGGGCGCCTGGCGGCGGCGTTCAACGGCATGGCCGAACACCTGCAGCGTTCGTTGAACATGCAGCGCGAACTGGTGCGGGCGGTGTCCCATGAGCTGCGCACGCCGGTGGCCCGTTTGCGCTTTGGCCTGGAAATGATTGAAAGCGCGCCGAACGAACAGGCCCGGGCCAAGCACCTGGCGGGCATGGACGGCGATATCCAGGACCTGGACAAGCTGGTCGACGAGATGCTGACCTACGCCCGCTTGGAGCAGGGCGCGCCGGCCCTGCAGTTCCAGCGCGTCGACCTGGATGCCTTGCTTGACCGGGTGATCGAAGAGCTGGCCCCGCTCAATGCCGGCGTCAGGCTGGTGCGCGGTACCTGTGAGCTTCAGGATGGCGAAGATGCCTGGGTCGAGGCCGAGCCGCGCTATCTGCATCGGGCGCTGCAGAACCTGGTCAGCAATGCCTTGCGCCATGCCCGGACTGAAGTACGGCTGAGCTATCAGCTGGGCCAGCAGCGCTGCCGCATCGAAGTGGAAGATGACGGGCCGGGCATCCCCGAAGGTTACTGGGACCGTATCTTCACGCCGTTCACCCGGCTCGATGACAGCCGCACCCGGGCTTCGGGAGGGCATGGCCTGGGCCTGTCGATCGTGCGGCGCATCATCTACTGGCACGCCGGCCGGGCCACGGTAGGGCGCAGTGAAGCGCTGGGCGGTGCCTGCTTCAGCCTCAACTGGCCACGCGAGCAGGCGCCGCTGTAA
- a CDS encoding 4'-phosphopantetheinyl transferase family protein — protein MNRLPSCCAPLQHHWPLPRPLPGAVLVSCAFDPSRLAADDFQRAGIEPSPSLQRSVAKRQAEYLAGRVCARAALQRLNGSDHVPGTHEDRSPIWPPGIHGSITHGKGWAAAVVAAQGSCRGLGLDQEALLDDERAERLMGEILTQAELERLDRSQLGLAVTLTFSLKESLFKTLYPLTRQRFYFEHAEILQWSPEGLARLRLLIDLSPEWRHGAELEGQFCMQDGHLLSLVSV, from the coding sequence ATGAACAGATTGCCTTCCTGCTGTGCCCCGCTCCAGCACCACTGGCCCCTGCCCCGCCCGTTGCCCGGCGCGGTGCTGGTCAGTTGCGCCTTCGACCCCAGCCGCCTGGCCGCCGACGACTTCCAGCGTGCCGGTATCGAACCCAGCCCCAGCCTGCAACGCTCGGTGGCCAAGCGCCAGGCCGAGTATCTGGCCGGCCGGGTGTGCGCGCGCGCCGCGCTGCAACGCCTGAATGGCAGCGACCATGTGCCCGGCACCCATGAGGACCGCTCACCGATCTGGCCCCCGGGCATCCACGGTTCGATCACCCACGGCAAAGGCTGGGCCGCCGCCGTGGTTGCCGCGCAAGGCAGCTGTCGCGGCCTGGGGCTGGACCAGGAAGCACTGCTCGACGACGAGCGTGCCGAACGGCTGATGGGCGAAATCCTCACCCAGGCAGAGCTCGAGCGCCTGGACCGCAGCCAGTTGGGGCTGGCGGTTACCCTGACCTTTTCACTCAAGGAAAGCCTGTTCAAGACCCTCTACCCACTGACCCGGCAGCGCTTTTACTTCGAGCACGCCGAGATACTGCAGTGGTCACCTGAAGGCCTGGCACGCCTGCGTCTGCTCATCGACCTGTCGCCAGAATGGCGCCATGGCGCCGAGCTGGAAGGCCAATTCTGCATGCAGGACGGCCATCTGCTCAGCCTGGTCAGCGTCTAA
- a CDS encoding dienelactone hydrolase family protein, which yields MRALLVLTLMCSAALAQAAVVTREIPYQDDDGNRLVGYYAYDDALEGKRPGIVVVHEWWGLNDYAKRRARDLAALGYKALAIDMYGDGKHTEHPQDAQAFMAQALKDPAAAAARFDAGLELLKKQPNVNKHKLGAVGYCFGGKVVLDAARRGEKLDGVVSFHGALATQTPAKPGVVRADILVEHGAADSMVTDEQVAAFKAEMDAAKVNYQFVSIAGAKHGFTNPDADRLSHGAHGGPDIGYNKAADESSWADMQAFFKKAFD from the coding sequence ATGCGTGCCCTGCTGGTTTTGACCCTGATGTGCAGCGCCGCTCTTGCCCAGGCGGCAGTAGTGACCCGCGAGATCCCCTACCAGGACGACGATGGCAACCGCCTGGTCGGCTACTACGCCTATGACGATGCACTGGAGGGCAAACGCCCGGGCATTGTCGTGGTGCATGAATGGTGGGGGCTTAACGACTACGCCAAGCGCCGTGCCCGTGACCTCGCGGCACTGGGCTACAAAGCGCTGGCCATCGACATGTACGGCGACGGCAAGCACACCGAGCACCCGCAGGATGCCCAGGCATTCATGGCCCAAGCGCTGAAGGACCCGGCCGCGGCGGCCGCACGCTTCGACGCAGGCCTTGAATTGCTGAAAAAGCAGCCGAACGTCAACAAGCACAAACTGGGTGCCGTAGGTTACTGCTTCGGTGGCAAGGTGGTACTGGACGCGGCACGGCGCGGCGAAAAGCTGGACGGCGTGGTGAGCTTCCATGGTGCGCTGGCCACCCAGACGCCGGCCAAGCCTGGCGTGGTAAGGGCCGACATCCTGGTGGAGCACGGTGCGGCGGACAGCATGGTCACTGATGAGCAGGTCGCCGCGTTCAAGGCTGAAATGGATGCGGCCAAGGTCAATTATCAGTTCGTCAGCATTGCCGGCGCCAAGCATGGCTTCACCAACCCGGATGCCGACCGCTTGAGCCACGGCGCCCATGGTGGGCCGGACATTGGCTACAACAAGGCCGCGGACGAGAGTTCGTGGGCGGACATGCAGGCGTTCTTCAAGAAAGCATTCGACTGA
- a CDS encoding outer membrane beta-barrel protein, with the protein MKTFNTLLAAMAVCAAGITTAQAADDNFASLTYGQTSDKVRKSGLLQRNTDHLNADGIIGKDDTWGVRLGKINDQGRYYMTYDNVSGDHSGLKLRQENLLGSYDLFLPVGDTTKLFGGGSLGMTKLTQDSPGASRDTDYGYAVGLQAGVIQEITDRASVELGYRYLRTNAATEVGASGGPKEGTLRLTSSAQTYLSANYKF; encoded by the coding sequence ATGAAAACCTTCAATACCCTGCTGGCCGCCATGGCCGTCTGTGCCGCTGGCATCACCACCGCCCAGGCCGCCGACGACAACTTCGCCAGCCTGACCTACGGCCAGACCAGCGACAAGGTACGCAAGTCCGGGCTGCTGCAACGCAACACCGACCACCTGAACGCCGACGGCATCATCGGCAAGGATGACACCTGGGGCGTGCGCCTGGGCAAGATCAACGACCAGGGTCGCTACTACATGACCTACGACAATGTCTCGGGCGACCACAGCGGCCTGAAGCTGCGCCAGGAGAACCTGCTGGGCAGCTACGACCTGTTCCTGCCGGTAGGCGATACCACCAAACTGTTCGGTGGTGGCAGCCTGGGCATGACCAAGCTGACCCAGGACTCGCCAGGGGCCAGCCGTGATACCGACTATGGCTACGCAGTCGGCCTGCAGGCCGGCGTAATCCAGGAGATCACCGACCGAGCTTCGGTTGAGCTGGGTTACCGTTATCTGCGCACCAACGCAGCGACCGAGGTGGGGGCGAGCGGCGGGCCGAAAGAGGGTACCCTGCGCCTGACCAGCAGTGCTCAGACTTACCTGTCGGCGAACTACAAGTTCTGA
- a CDS encoding response regulator, whose product MKLLVVEDEALLRHHLYTRLGESGHVVQAVADAEEALYQAEQFHFDLAVIDLGLPGMSGLELIGRLRTQAKTFPILILTARGNWQDKVEGLAAGADDYLVKPFQFEELEARLNALLRRSSGFTQSTIAAGPLVLDLNRKQATLDEQPLALTAYEYRILEYLMRHHQQVVAKERLMEQLYPGDEERDPNVIEVLVGRLRRKLEGARGFKPIDTVRGLGYLFTERCR is encoded by the coding sequence ATGAAACTGCTGGTGGTCGAGGACGAAGCCCTGTTAAGGCACCACCTCTATACACGCCTGGGCGAAAGCGGCCATGTGGTCCAGGCTGTGGCTGACGCCGAAGAAGCGCTGTACCAGGCCGAGCAATTCCACTTCGACCTGGCCGTGATCGATCTCGGCCTGCCCGGCATGAGCGGCCTGGAGCTGATCGGCCGCCTGCGTACCCAGGCCAAGACCTTTCCCATTCTGATTCTCACCGCCCGCGGCAACTGGCAGGACAAGGTCGAAGGCCTGGCCGCCGGTGCCGACGATTACCTGGTCAAGCCGTTCCAGTTCGAAGAGCTTGAGGCACGCCTCAATGCCTTGCTGCGCCGCTCCAGCGGCTTCACCCAGTCGACCATCGCCGCCGGCCCCTTGGTGCTGGACCTCAACCGCAAGCAGGCGACCCTGGATGAGCAGCCGCTGGCGCTGACCGCCTACGAATACCGCATCCTTGAGTATCTGATGCGTCATCACCAGCAGGTGGTGGCCAAGGAGCGCCTGATGGAACAGTTGTATCCAGGCGATGAGGAGCGTGACCCCAACGTCATCGAGGTGCTGGTCGGTCGTCTGCGTCGCAAGCTCGAAGGTGCGCGCGGGTTCAAGCCGATCGACACTGTGCGTGGGCTCGGCTACCTGTTCACCGAGCGCTGCCGATGA
- a CDS encoding ATP-binding protein, with product MIRSLRVRLMLAAAVLAVLFMLALLPALQKAFSLALQESIEQRLASDVTTLISSARIEHGQLQMPALLPDERYNLPYTGLLGYIFNREGKLVWRSRATADQHINYQPRYDGRGNEFARMHQDDGEEFFVYDVEIKLLGGQSAAYSIVALQPVREYQQTLDGLREKLYLGFGAALLALLVLLWAGLTWGLRSLRRLSRELDEVEAGARDGLSAEHPRELLRLTGSLNRLLRSEREQRQRYRDSLGDLAHSLKTPLAVLQGLGESMQQRVSEREQARVLQSQIERMSQQIDYQLQRASLRKSGLVRHSVQLLPVLDSLCSTLAKVYRDKRVEVLLEVPAQAQVPMEQGALLELLGNLLENAFRLSLGQVRVSLQEAPGRLTLCIEDDGPGVPADQRERILERGERLDRQHPGQGIGLAVVKDIVDSYDAELSLGDSPLGGAAFRITFHLD from the coding sequence ATGATTCGTTCGCTGCGGGTGCGCTTGATGCTCGCGGCAGCGGTGCTGGCAGTGCTGTTCATGCTGGCGCTGCTGCCCGCCCTGCAGAAGGCCTTCAGCCTGGCCTTGCAGGAATCGATCGAGCAGCGCCTGGCTTCTGACGTGACCACGCTGATTTCGTCGGCGCGCATCGAGCATGGCCAGCTGCAGATGCCCGCACTGCTGCCGGACGAGCGTTACAACCTGCCTTATACCGGTTTGCTCGGTTACATCTTCAACCGCGAAGGGAAGCTGGTCTGGCGTTCCCGGGCCACCGCCGACCAGCACATCAACTACCAGCCGCGCTACGATGGGCGCGGCAATGAGTTCGCCCGCATGCACCAGGATGACGGCGAGGAATTCTTTGTCTACGACGTCGAAATAAAGCTGCTGGGTGGCCAGAGCGCCGCCTACAGCATCGTTGCCCTGCAGCCGGTGCGTGAGTACCAGCAAACCCTCGATGGCCTGCGAGAAAAGCTCTACCTCGGCTTTGGTGCGGCCTTGCTGGCGTTGCTGGTGCTGCTTTGGGCCGGCCTGACCTGGGGCCTGCGTTCGTTGCGACGGCTGAGCCGCGAGCTGGACGAGGTGGAGGCCGGTGCGCGCGATGGGCTGAGTGCCGAGCACCCGCGTGAGCTGTTGCGCCTCACCGGCTCGCTCAACCGCCTGCTGCGCAGCGAGCGGGAACAGCGCCAGCGTTACCGTGACTCGCTGGGTGACCTGGCGCACAGCCTCAAGACCCCGCTGGCGGTGCTGCAGGGCTTGGGGGAGAGCATGCAGCAGCGTGTCAGCGAGCGCGAGCAGGCGCGGGTGCTGCAGAGCCAGATCGAGCGCATGAGCCAGCAGATCGACTACCAGTTGCAGCGTGCCAGCCTGCGCAAGAGTGGCCTGGTGCGCCACAGCGTGCAGTTGCTTCCGGTGCTGGACAGCCTGTGCAGCACCCTGGCCAAGGTGTACCGCGACAAGCGCGTCGAGGTGCTGCTTGAAGTGCCGGCGCAGGCGCAAGTGCCGATGGAGCAGGGCGCGCTGCTGGAGTTGTTGGGCAACCTCTTGGAAAACGCCTTCCGGCTGAGCCTGGGGCAGGTGCGGGTGAGCTTGCAGGAAGCTCCCGGGCGGCTGACGTTGTGCATCGAAGATGACGGGCCGGGTGTGCCGGCGGATCAGCGTGAGCGGATTCTCGAGCGGGGCGAGCGCCTGGACCGCCAGCATCCGGGGCAGGGGATTGGCCTTGCGGTGGTCAAAGATATCGTCGACAGCTATGACGCTGAACTGAGCCTGGGTGATTCGCCGCTGGGCGGGGCGGCATTCCGGATCACCTTTCACCTTGATTGA
- a CDS encoding dicarboxylate/amino acid:cation symporter gives MTTRQPLYKSLYVQVIVAITIGILLGHFYPETGVALKPLGDGFVKLIKMVIAPIIFCTVVSGIAGMQNMKSVGKTGGYALLYFEIVSTIALIIGLVVVNVVKPGAGMHIDVSTLNASSVAAYAAAGAQQTTVGFLLNIIPNTVVGAFANGDILQVLMFSVIFGFALHRLGSYGKPLLDLIDRFAHVMFNIINMIMKLAPVGAFGAMAFTIGQYGVGSLVQLGYLMACFYITCLLFVLVVLGGICRAHGFSVLKLIRYIREELLIVLGTSSSESALPRMLAKMERLGAKKSVVGLVIPTGYSFNLDGTSIYLTMAAVFIAQATDTTMDITHQITLLLVLLVASKGAAGVTGSGFIVLAATLSAVGHLPVAGLALILGIDRFMSEARALTNLVGNAVATVVVAKWVKEMDNDKLASELASGGAPLADTRPTDDLGVAEGVAR, from the coding sequence ATGACGACACGTCAGCCGCTGTACAAATCTCTGTATGTCCAGGTGATCGTTGCCATCACCATCGGCATCCTGCTCGGCCACTTCTATCCAGAAACCGGCGTCGCCCTCAAGCCGTTGGGTGATGGTTTCGTCAAACTGATCAAGATGGTCATCGCGCCCATCATCTTCTGTACCGTGGTCAGCGGCATTGCCGGCATGCAGAACATGAAGTCGGTCGGCAAGACCGGCGGCTACGCGCTTCTGTATTTCGAGATCGTTTCCACCATCGCCCTGATCATCGGCCTTGTCGTCGTCAACGTGGTCAAACCGGGCGCTGGCATGCACATCGACGTCAGCACTCTGAACGCCAGCAGCGTGGCCGCCTACGCCGCCGCCGGTGCGCAGCAGACTACCGTCGGTTTCCTGCTCAACATCATCCCTAACACCGTGGTAGGTGCCTTCGCCAACGGCGACATCCTGCAGGTGCTGATGTTCTCGGTGATCTTCGGCTTTGCCCTGCACCGTCTGGGCAGCTACGGCAAACCGCTGCTGGACCTGATCGACCGCTTCGCCCATGTCATGTTCAACATCATCAACATGATCATGAAACTGGCCCCGGTCGGTGCCTTCGGTGCGATGGCCTTCACCATCGGCCAGTACGGTGTTGGCTCGCTGGTACAGCTGGGCTACCTGATGGCCTGCTTCTACATCACCTGCCTGCTGTTCGTGCTGGTAGTGCTGGGCGGTATCTGCCGCGCGCACGGCTTCAGCGTGCTCAAGCTGATCCGCTACATCCGTGAAGAGCTGCTGATCGTACTGGGCACCTCGTCCTCGGAATCTGCGCTGCCACGCATGCTGGCCAAGATGGAGCGCCTGGGTGCCAAGAAGTCGGTGGTTGGCCTGGTGATCCCGACCGGTTACTCGTTCAACCTGGACGGTACCTCGATCTACCTGACCATGGCCGCAGTGTTCATCGCCCAGGCCACCGACACCACCATGGACATCACCCACCAGATCACCCTGCTGCTGGTGCTGCTGGTGGCTTCCAAAGGTGCTGCCGGCGTTACCGGTTCTGGCTTCATCGTACTCGCCGCTACCCTGTCGGCTGTCGGCCATCTGCCGGTTGCCGGCCTGGCGCTGATCCTGGGTATCGACCGCTTCATGTCCGAAGCCCGCGCCCTGACCAACCTGGTGGGCAACGCTGTTGCTACCGTGGTGGTGGCCAAGTGGGTCAAGGAGATGGACAACGACAAGCTGGCGTCGGAGCTGGCCTCCGGTGGTGCGCCGCTGGCTGACACCCGCCCGACCGACGACCTGGGCGTGGCTGAAGGCGTGGCTCGTTGA
- a CDS encoding SprT family zinc-dependent metalloprotease, translating to MPELLKQRVETCYQQAETFFKRPFPRPEVSFKLRGQKAGVAHLHENLLRFNLQLYRENQEDFLRQTVAHEVAHLVAHQLFGDRIQAHGEEWQLIMRGVYELPPNRCHNYEVQRRVATRYIYRCPCPQGEFAFTAQRHKLVRQGRRYLCKRCRETLVYSGETRVE from the coding sequence ATGCCCGAGCTGCTCAAACAACGCGTCGAAACCTGTTACCAGCAAGCCGAAACCTTTTTCAAGCGCCCCTTCCCGCGCCCGGAAGTCAGCTTCAAGCTGCGCGGGCAGAAGGCTGGCGTCGCCCACCTGCATGAGAACCTGCTGCGCTTCAACTTGCAGCTGTACCGCGAAAACCAGGAAGACTTTTTGCGCCAGACCGTGGCCCATGAAGTGGCGCACCTGGTGGCTCACCAACTGTTCGGGGACCGCATTCAGGCCCATGGCGAAGAGTGGCAGCTTATCATGCGCGGGGTGTATGAACTGCCGCCCAATCGCTGCCACAACTACGAAGTGCAGCGGCGGGTCGCGACCCGGTACATCTATCGCTGCCCATGCCCACAAGGTGAGTTTGCGTTTACCGCGCAGCGGCACAAGCTGGTGAGGCAGGGGCGGCGATACCTGTGCAAGCGGTGCAGGGAGACGCTGGTGTACAGCGGTGAGACTCGAGTTGAATGA
- a CDS encoding Yip1 family protein codes for MIHHVVGLFTHPDQEWREIRGEDESISHMYLTHTLILAAIPAVSAFIGTTQVGWVIGDRPAVMLTMESALWMSIMSYLAMLAGVAVMGAFIHWMARTYDANPSMAQCIAFATYTATPLFLGGLAALYPHLWLGMLVGTAAICYTVYLLYVGLPTFMNIPTDEGFLFSSSVLAVGLVVLVAIMAATVIIWGLGVGPVYTN; via the coding sequence ATGATTCATCACGTTGTGGGGCTGTTTACCCACCCCGACCAGGAATGGCGGGAGATACGCGGGGAAGACGAAAGCATAAGCCACATGTACCTGACGCACACGCTGATCCTGGCGGCGATACCCGCCGTTTCGGCATTCATTGGCACTACCCAGGTCGGCTGGGTGATCGGCGACCGGCCAGCGGTAATGTTGACGATGGAAAGCGCACTTTGGATGAGCATCATGTCCTACCTGGCGATGCTCGCCGGGGTCGCGGTAATGGGCGCTTTCATTCACTGGATGGCACGCACCTACGACGCCAACCCGTCCATGGCGCAATGCATCGCCTTTGCCACCTATACCGCCACCCCGCTGTTCCTCGGCGGCCTGGCAGCGCTTTACCCGCACCTGTGGCTGGGCATGCTGGTAGGGACCGCGGCCATTTGCTACACCGTTTACCTGCTGTACGTCGGTTTGCCGACATTCATGAACATACCGACCGATGAAGGCTTCCTGTTCTCCAGCTCGGTGCTGGCAGTGGGCCTGGTGGTACTGGTAGCGATCATGGCTGCGACCGTGATCATCTGGGGACTGGGCGTGGGGCCCGTCTATACCAACTAG
- the ttcA gene encoding tRNA 2-thiocytidine(32) synthetase TtcA, which yields MGTLSVNQNKLQKRLRRLAGEAITDYNMIEDGDKVMVCLSGGKDSYTMLDVLLHLQKVAPIKFEIVAVNMDQKQPGFPEHVLPAYLKELGVEYHIVEKDTYSVVKELVPEGKTTCSLCSRLRRGTLYTFADEIGATKMALGHHRDDIVETFFLNMFFNGSLKGMPPKLRADDGRNVVIRPLAYCSEKDIQAYSDMKEFPIIPCNLCGSQENLQRQVVKDMLVEWERKHPGRTESIFRALQNVAPSQLADRNLFDFTSLKIDESATPRFLDVLNI from the coding sequence ATGGGCACCCTCTCGGTCAACCAGAACAAACTGCAAAAACGCCTGCGTCGTCTCGCCGGCGAAGCTATCACCGACTACAACATGATCGAGGATGGCGACAAGGTCATGGTCTGCCTGTCCGGCGGCAAGGACAGCTACACCATGCTCGATGTTCTGTTGCACCTGCAGAAGGTGGCGCCGATCAAGTTCGAGATCGTCGCGGTGAACATGGACCAGAAGCAGCCGGGCTTCCCCGAGCATGTGCTGCCGGCCTACCTGAAAGAACTGGGCGTCGAGTACCACATCGTCGAGAAGGACACCTACTCGGTAGTCAAGGAACTGGTGCCAGAGGGCAAAACCACCTGCTCGCTGTGCTCGCGCCTGCGCCGAGGTACCCTGTACACCTTCGCTGACGAAATCGGCGCAACCAAGATGGCCCTTGGGCACCATCGCGACGATATCGTCGAGACCTTCTTCCTCAACATGTTCTTCAACGGCTCGCTCAAGGGCATGCCGCCCAAGCTGCGCGCCGACGACGGCCGTAACGTGGTTATCCGCCCGCTGGCCTACTGCAGCGAAAAGGACATCCAGGCCTACTCGGACATGAAGGAATTCCCCATCATCCCTTGCAACCTGTGCGGTTCGCAGGAGAACCTGCAGCGCCAGGTGGTCAAGGACATGCTGGTGGAGTGGGAGCGCAAGCACCCGGGCCGTACCGAGAGCATCTTCCGCGCCCTGCAGAACGTTGCCCCGTCGCAGCTGGCCGACCGCAACCTGTTCGACTTCACCAGCCTCAAGATCGACGAAAGCGCCACTCCGCGTTTCCTCGATGTACTGAACATCTGA
- a CDS encoding DNA-3-methyladenine glycosylase I yields MRDYQWLHEYCLNRFGSAQALEAFLPQPRTPAQLRDISNDRYLSTLALRVFRAGLKHSLVDAKWPAFEQVFFGFDPEKVVLMGAEHLERLMQDERIIRHLGKLKSVPRNAQMILDVAKEKGSFGAFIADWPVTDIVGLWKYLAKHGNQLGGLSAPRFLRMVGKDTFIPTDDMAAALIAQKVIDKQPTSQRDLALVQQTFNQWHAESGRPLCQLSVMLAHTVNH; encoded by the coding sequence ATGCGCGATTACCAGTGGTTGCATGAGTATTGCCTGAACCGCTTCGGCTCGGCCCAAGCCCTGGAGGCCTTCCTGCCGCAGCCGCGCACGCCGGCGCAGCTGCGCGACATCAGCAACGACCGCTACCTGTCGACCCTGGCCTTGCGCGTGTTCCGCGCCGGGCTCAAGCACAGCCTGGTAGATGCCAAATGGCCGGCGTTCGAGCAGGTGTTCTTCGGCTTCGACCCGGAGAAGGTCGTACTGATGGGCGCAGAGCACCTGGAGCGGTTGATGCAGGACGAGCGCATCATCCGCCACCTGGGCAAGCTCAAGAGCGTGCCGCGCAATGCGCAGATGATCTTGGATGTGGCGAAGGAGAAGGGCAGCTTTGGTGCGTTCATCGCCGATTGGCCGGTGACCGATATCGTCGGGTTGTGGAAGTACCTGGCCAAGCATGGCAACCAGCTGGGCGGGCTATCTGCACCACGCTTTTTGCGCATGGTCGGCAAGGACACGTTCATCCCCACCGATGATATGGCCGCTGCGCTGATTGCACAGAAGGTGATCGACAAGCAGCCGACCAGCCAGCGCGACCTGGCGCTGGTGCAGCAGACGTTCAACCAGTGGCATGCCGAAAGCGGGCGGCCGCTGTGCCAGTTGTCGGTGATGCTGGCGCATACCGTCAACCATTGA